A window from Bufo bufo chromosome 1, aBufBuf1.1, whole genome shotgun sequence encodes these proteins:
- the LOC120977027 gene encoding C3a anaphylatoxin chemotactic receptor-like: MEKTVNVIWFLNLAIADFIFALFIAFIIVDLVFLNDGPLSNYSTMITTFVIYLNMVGSVLQLPVISVDRCICVVFPVWCHNHRTRRLALIVVLIIWIFSISSQIIDFFVLDDNHNWEPIVRFLFFFLLPFIVIVSSYTILILRIKDKSIIKSSRPFKIIVAVVIAFFICWFPYYLFDLLDIITYTNINVYEAGMKICTCLMYFNCCINPILYVFIGQDFKQKCCGSFQAAFEKAFREDMGQMNFREN, from the coding sequence ATGGAGAAGACCGTCAATGTGATCTGGTTCCTCAACCTGGCGATAGCTGATTTTATATTTGCACTGTTTATTGCTTTCATTATTGTAGACTTAGTATTTCTGAATGACGGGCCACTTAGTAATTACTCGACCATGATCACCACGTTTGTAATCTATCTCAATATGGTGGGCAGTGTCCTCCAGCTCCCAGTCATCAGTGTAGACCGCTGTATCTGTGTCGTATTCCCGGTTTGGTGTCACAATCACCGGACCAGAAGATTGGCTCTGATTGTTGTCCTGATCATTTGgattttttctatttcttcaCAAATAATTGATTTCTTTGTATTGGATGACAATCATAACTGGGAACCTATTGTAAGGTTTCTCTTTTTCTTCCTTCTTCCGTTCATTGTTATCGTCTCATCTTACACAATCCTTATCTTGCGCATCAAAGATAAAAGCATCATCAAATCTTCCAGGCCTTTTAAGATCATCGTAGCCGTGGTCATCGCTTTCTTCATTTGTTGGTTCCCTTATTATTTGTTTGACCTTTTGGATATAATTACATATACAAACATCAATGTCTATGAAGCTGGAATGAAAATTTGTACATGTCTGATGTATTTTAATTGCTGCATTAACCCCATTCTCTACGTCTTTATTGGTCAGGATTTCAAACAAAAATGTTGTGGCTCTTTCCAGGCTGCATTTGAGAAGGCCTTCAGAGAAGACATGGGCCAGATGAATTTCAGGGAGAATTAA